The sequence CAATAGAACACTGGGGAGAAGTTATGGAGGAAAACATAGACCTCGATGCACTTGTTTCCATAATGAAGGATTCTTCTAAAATTCCAGAGGGCAGGGAAGAGCTCTGGCGAACTGAAAATAAGAGGAAGGTTAAAATTGGTGTTGCAATGGATGAAGTATTCACCTTCTACTACGCTGAAAACCTCGAGGCCCTGGAAGCCAACGGTGCGCAACTCGTGTACTTCAGCCCACTTCACGATGCGGAAGTTCCAGACGTTGATGCAATCTACATAGGTGGGGGCTACCCAGAAATATTCAAAAAAGAGCTTGAATCTAACCATTCAATGAGAACATCGGTTAAAAAGTTCTGCCAAGATGGAAGACCAGTTTACGCCGAATGCGGAGGACTCATGTACCTCACAAGATCCATAGACAAAAGTTCCATGTGTGGAGTTTTCCCATACCCATCTTACATGACTCCACGTGTTCAGGGGCTCAGCTACACCATCGCAGAGGCTACAAGGGACAGTCCAACCCTTAAAAAGGGCGAAATATTCAGGGGACATGAATTCCACTACTCGAAGGTGGATATCACAGATGGAAAACCGGAATTTGCCTTTAAAATGCACAGGGGCCGTGGAATCACAGGTTCAGAGGATGGGATGATGATCAAGAATACAGTTGCAAGCTACGTGCACACCCACGTTGCTGCATGTCAGGGATTTGCATCCAACTTAACCATATCTGCTCTGGAGTTTGAGGATGAATCCAAACAACTTTAAATGATTATGAATCCCCTAAACTTCGGATTTAAATCCCCAAATCATATCCATTTTTAAATCCCTTAAAAATATTTTTTATTTTTATAATTCTGTAAATAGTTTTTAATATAAAAAATAGATTTTAATAATGCTTTAAAATAGGAACAATCCTCTTTTTATCCTCCCTTTTTCACATAGTATAAAAACTTACCCCTAAAAAATTAAATCAAAAAATACTTATTTGATTATCGGGATAGCATCTTTGGTGATATAATGGTTGTGAAAATAGGAGTTATTAAATGCGGTAACATAGGTACCTCTCCTGTAATTGACTTAGTACTTGATGAGAGGGCAGACAGACCTAACATAGATGTAAGAACCGTGGGTTCCGGCGCAAAGATGAACCCAGAACAGATCGAAGACGCAGTACCAAAAATAGCTGACTTTGACCCAGAATTCGTTGTATTCATCAGCCCTAACCCTGGTGCTCCAGGCCCAGCTAAAGCAAGAGAATTACTCTCTGCAATGGACATCCCAGCAATCATAGTCGGTGACGCTCCAGGTATCAGAGCTAAAGACGAAATGGATGAACAGGGCCTCGGTTACATACTCGTGAAAGCTGACCCAATGATCGGTGCAAGGAGAGAGCTCCTCGACCCAACTGAAATGGCATCATTCAACTCCGACGTGCTAAAAGTACTCGCAGCAACAGGTGCATACAGGGTTGTTCAGAGCACACTCGATGCTGTAATAGCTGCAGCAGAAGCAGGTAACGACATAGAATTACCAAAAGTTGTCATCAGCGCTGAAAAAGCAGTTGACGCAGCTGGCTTCGCAAACCCATACGCAAAAGCAAAAGCACTTGCAGCATACACAATAGCTGAAAAAGTAGCTGACGTAGATGTTAAAGGATGCTTCATGACCAAAGAAGCTGAAAAATACATACCAATAGTTGCATCAGCTCACGAAATGCTCTCCGCAGCAGCAAAACTCGCTGTAGAAGCAAGGGAAATCGAAAAAGCAAATGACACTGTCTTAAGGACACCACACGGTGCACAGGGCCAGACAGTATCCAAAACAGCTTTAATGGACAAACCACAGTAAGTTTGTTCAACCAAGCGGTCCGAAAGGACTGCTTATTTTTTTGTTTTTAATTCTGCCAATTTGAACCACAATTAACATCATTTTTCTATTCTAATACGAACTCTTTTTACATATGGATTCTCATCAATTCGCAGCACTTTAATAAAATACATATGATTTAATATTAAAGTTAATGTAAATCAAGTGATTTTTATTGAATCAGGTGTAACGATGAAAAAAGAAACCAGTATGGCAAAGCTCATTGAAAGATTCTACGAAGCAGCTAGTATGCAGCGCTGGAACGACCACATACGCCCAGTAGAACTTACAGAACTGGACAAACAGGCCCATAAAATGGTCATAGCATATGTGATAGCTAAATTTGAGGAAAAGGATAG is a genomic window of Methanobacterium congolense containing:
- the cfbB gene encoding Ni-sirohydrochlorin a,c-diamide synthase; amino-acid sequence: MRLVLAGTGSAVGKTTISTGIMKALSTEYKVQPFKVGPDYIDPTYHTLATGKRSRNLDSFFMSDGQIKTAFEEGLGRSKSEFGIIEGVRGLYEGMSAVDDVGSTASIAKTLNAPVILILNARSLVRSAAAVVLGFKALDPDINVQGVILNQVKGKNHYLKAKEAIETLTETPVIGGIPRDDEISVESRHLGLVPAVERENILRSIEHWGEVMEENIDLDALVSIMKDSSKIPEGREELWRTENKRKVKIGVAMDEVFTFYYAENLEALEANGAQLVYFSPLHDAEVPDVDAIYIGGGYPEIFKKELESNHSMRTSVKKFCQDGRPVYAECGGLMYLTRSIDKSSMCGVFPYPSYMTPRVQGLSYTIAEATRDSPTLKKGEIFRGHEFHYSKVDITDGKPEFAFKMHRGRGITGSEDGMMIKNTVASYVHTHVAACQGFASNLTISALEFEDESKQL
- a CDS encoding F420-dependent methylenetetrahydromethanopterin dehydrogenase, giving the protein MVVKIGVIKCGNIGTSPVIDLVLDERADRPNIDVRTVGSGAKMNPEQIEDAVPKIADFDPEFVVFISPNPGAPGPAKARELLSAMDIPAIIVGDAPGIRAKDEMDEQGLGYILVKADPMIGARRELLDPTEMASFNSDVLKVLAATGAYRVVQSTLDAVIAAAEAGNDIELPKVVISAEKAVDAAGFANPYAKAKALAAYTIAEKVADVDVKGCFMTKEAEKYIPIVASAHEMLSAAAKLAVEAREIEKANDTVLRTPHGAQGQTVSKTALMDKPQ